The following are encoded together in the Balaenoptera acutorostrata chromosome 9, mBalAcu1.1, whole genome shotgun sequence genome:
- the CST6 gene encoding cystatin-M has product MPATMARQSLLLPLVLALLALYLLALPRDARARPGDRKVGERQDLSPNDPQVRKATQAAMATYNMGSNSIYYFRDTTILRAQSQLVAGIKYYLTVEMGSTACRKNAVAGDHIDLTTCPLAGGVQQEKLSCDFEILMVPWQNSSQLLKHDCVTL; this is encoded by the exons ATGCCGGCAACCATGGCGCGTCAGAGTCTCCTGCTGCCGCTGGTCCTGGCCCTGCTCGCGCTCTACCTCCTGGCGCTGCCCCGCGACGCCCGGGCCCGGCCGGGGGATCGCAAGGTCGGAGAGCGGCAGGACCTGTCGCCCAACGACCCGCAGGTGCGGAAGGCGACGCAGGCAGCCATGGCCACCTACAACATGGGCAGCAACAGCATCTACTACTTCCGCGACACCACCATCCTCCGGGCGCAGAGCCAG cTGGTGGCGGGCATCAAGTACTACCTGACGGTGGAGATGGGGAGCACGGCCTGCCGGAAGAATGCCGTGGCTGGAGACCACATAGACCTCACCACCTGCCCCCTGGCCGGAGGGGTGCAGCAGGAG AAGCTGAGCTGTGACTTTGAGATCCTTATGGTTCCCTGGCAGAACTCCTCCCAACTCCTAAAGCACGACTGTGTGACCCTGTAG